Genomic window (Melioribacteraceae bacterium):
CGCCCCAATTGCACTTGTCCTTTCTTTAATATTGGCATACTTTCTAGTTTTTTCTCATGTGTTGATACAAAAAATGAAAAGGGATGATGTAACACGCTACTCTTACTTAAGTAATGCCTTAAAAAGTGATTTAGCAAAGATCGGATTTAAGAGAAGGACAAATTAAAGATGTCCGAATATTCAAAGATTGGAAAGAATTCGATCTATTCTTTTCTTTCAATTTTTTTTCGGGTATTCTCCAACATTATTATTTTCTGGCTTATTGCCCGTTACTATTCCGCAGATGTATTCGGACAATTTACAACAGCGCAGACTTTCGCGTCGGTATTTATTTTACTCGCTGATTTTGGAATGGATATTCTTCTTACTACCGAACTGCCGAGGCGAATTGAAAAATCCTCACAAATATTTTCGGAAATATTTTCAGCCAAACTTATTTTTGCCTCCTTTGCTTTTCTGCTCATGCTCTCATTATCAATCTTAAATCAATTTAGTGAAGCAACAAGTCTTTTACTATTGATGTTCAGTTTCTTTGTTCTATTTTCAACTATCACAAATTTCTTTTTTGCTTTCTATAAAGGAAATGAGAAGCTTGGTTATGAAGCTAGAGTTTCATTCATCAATAATTTTGGTTCATTAATAGCTGTACTAATCTTAATACTGCTTAAACAGAATATATTATTAATTGCAGGCGCATATGTAGCTGTAAGACTTATTGGGTTACTGCTAGCTTTTTATTATGTAAAAAAAATTAATTCATCCATCTCTCTTAAATTTACATTCCCAATTCAGAAAAATGTAATAAAAAAGATAATTGTATTGGGAATGTTCATGCTGTTCGGTAATCTATTTTTTCAATTAGATACTATACTTCTTGCATTCTGGAGAGATGAGAAAAGTGTTGGTACTTATCAGGCAGTTTTCAGATTAATAATGGTTTTGTTAATAATTCCGGATGTATTTATAAATAGTTTAATGCCTGTTCTCTCAAGACTACGCAACGAGGATAAGGAAAAGTGGGAAAAACTAAGTTTCATTTTCAATAAGATACTTGTTACCATAATAATACCTGCCTCTATAGTAATGTTTGTTTATCCCGATGAAATTTTGGGATTGGCATATGGAGCAGATAAGTATAATGAGGCAATTCCAATATTTAGGATTTTTTCATTCATTATGTTGATTAGGTTTTTTACCGAGGCATACGGTTTAATGCTTATAACAGCCGATAAACAAAAAGTTAGAATGACTATTGTTATCTTGGGAACAGCCCTTAATTTCGTTGTAAATTTTTTTATGATTCCGCGGTATGATGCTCTCGGAGCGGGTATTACATCTTTAATAACTAATTTTGTTGTTGGATTTTTATACTATTATACAGCGCGCAATTTAAAGGGGAATTGGATTGCGGGTTTTGCTATTTCTAAACTCATTCTTTTAATTATTGCATTTGCATTAATAGTTTATATAGCCGGTCTTTTGAGTGCTTGGTATTTGAGTTTTGCCGCCGCTTTAATTTATTATTATTATGCTTTTCGTTTCATATTTAGTAAATCAGAGCAGGAGCAGTTTATGGAAGTTATAAATAATAATCGATTAAGTTTTATGAAACGCAGCTAACAAAAATGAACCTCATTTCCATCATATCGTTTCTGGTAATATTTTTAATTGTTATCGTTACTATGATCAAAAAGTCCGATCTATTTTCTCCCGCAAAAGTTTTTGGGATAATCTGGGCAATGGCCATAGGACTCACTGAACTTAAACTGAGCCGGCACCAACATAATTGGAATGAACTAGGTTGGATTATGCTGTTTATCGGAATCTTATCATTTTATATCGGTGTGTTTGTTGTTTTTGTGATTAATTACAATAAAAGAGTTACGCCTATAAATAATATCCGAAAACTTTTTGGTGAAAGAGTTGTTGACCACAAAAAGTTATTTAGTGTTATAATAGTATTATTTGCTGTGTATGTAATTTCATTTATGGGGAATTATTTAATAGAGGGATTTCTTCCGATATTTCACGCGAATCCGGGCCAATCACGAGCGTATTGGGGAGTTTTTGGAATTGGATTGACAATACATGCGGCAACTGCACTCATATTATTTGGAACTCAATATGTGGCTTTGGCAGATCGGAAAGCAATAAAGAAATTGCTTGTTATTGGAATTATAGTTTCAACCTTTATCACATATTTATTTATTCTACAGCGATTCAATCTGATGTTTGCAATAATATCCTCAATTGTATTTCTATATTATTCGAGCAACAGTCTTCGCCCAAGAAATGCTGGAATTGTGTTCTTAATAATTGTTGGATTGATGTATTCTGTCCAATATTTGAGAATGAGTGACTTTGCGCTAAGTTATCTTTACAATCTTGCCCAAATGAAATTTAGTTTTAAGTATGCCATATTCACTGAGCCATATATGTATGTTGTAATGAATCTGGAAAATTTTGTGAGGGCGGTAAACAGATTAGAGGATCATACTTTCGGTTATTATACCTTTAATTTTTTACTCTCACTTTCCGGTCTAAAGAAACCTGTTACTGATTATGTGTCATTAAATAATTTCCCGTTTTTAAATAGCAGTTACAACACTTATTCAATGTTCTGGGATTTTTTCCGTGACTTCGGAATTTATGGATTAAGTGTAATCCCGGCAGTTATAGGATTTGGTGTATCTACTATCTATTACAAATTAAGAAAAGAGCCATCAGTATTCATGCTCTCAATTTATTCTATCTTTATTTTTATTCTCGTTATATCATTTTTCGTAAATGTAATTGGTCTTTTACATTTTATATTTAATACATCACTTATTGTTGCACTTTCATATTATATATCTATTGATGAAAAATCCCGAAGTACTAGCAAGACCTGAGGCTAGTATTACTAGTTCGATTATTTTAGTAAGAATAATTAAATGGGTTAACTTGTGTCCCCAAGAGTTTCAATAATACTGGTAAATTATAATGGCTGGAAAGATACTGTTGAGTGTATTAATTCACTTAACCAGATCAATTATAGTAATTATGAAATTATCGTTGTTGACAATGCTTCTGTCGGGGATGATTTACTCCAATTCCAAAATTATGAGTTTAGTAATGTTACTTTTATTAAATCTGCCGAAAATTTAGGTTTTTCGGGTGGAAATAATTTAGGTATTGAGTGCGCCTTAAAGAGCAAAAGTGAATATATCCTACTGCTCAATAATGATACAGTTGTTCAACCAGATTTTTTGAATATAATGGTTAGCAAAGCAGAGGAGAATAGTATCGGTGTGGTAACTCCTATGATAAAGTATTATGATAGAAAAGATACGATTTGGAGCGCGGGAGGAAAAATAAGTAAAATTAGAGCATCCGGTTTCACTTATGGATTTAATAAAAATGAAAGTGAGTTAAATCGAGACTTTTATTGCACTTTTGCGTCGGGTTGCTGTATGCTGATAAAATCTGAAGTTATTAAAAATGTGGGTATGCTTGATACTGGCTATTTTTTGTATTTAGAGGATACAGATTATTCATTTAGAATTATTAATGCCGGTTATAAAATATACTATGCCGCGTCGAGCACTATTTATCATAAGGTCACTTCTACTACATCTAGAGATAATAAATTACTGCCTCTTTACTACAGTGTTAGAAATCGCCTTTATTTTGCTAAAAAGAACTTGGGGTGGTTATCTATTTTTTCATTGAGTTATCTTGCGACTGCGTTTTTAGTAAAGTATTTAGTGTACAATTTTGATAATAGAGAATACAAAAAAGTATTGATCAGGGCCTTTTCTGATTTTTATAATAATAAATTTGGTAAAACTGATATTTTTGAATTAAAGAAAACTGTAAAATGAAAATTGGAATAGATGGGAGAGTTTTAGATCGTGCGATTACCGGAACCGGTCGGTATCTTCTCAATATATTGCACGAACTTCCGAATCATGATAAGAAAAATGAATATGTTTTATATAGCAATGCTGATCATGATTTTGATAAAAAATTTTATAAGATCATTAAATCGAATGAACCCAAAATACCTTTGAAATTATACTCTCCCTTCTGGATAAATTACTCTCTCCCAATAAAACTTAAAGAACAAAAGATTGATTTGTTGTTTTCACCGAATGTATTAATTCCACTAGTTAATATTGGTAATATTAAAACGGTCTCTGTTGTTCACGACGCAATATTTAAAGTATTCAAGGAATATTATCCTTTCTTCTATAGAATGTACTTATCTACCTTATTGCCTGTATCATTAAAAAAATCAGATAGAGTTATTACTGTTTCCACAAGTGCTAAAGAAGATATTATGCGATACTTCCATGTGCCGGAAGGGAAAATTAGAATTGTATACAACACTGCTTCTCCAAAATTCAAACCCCAAGCTGAAAGAAATGAGCTGATCAGTGATAAGCTAAAAGCAGAATATTGTATTCCCGAAAAATATATATTATATGTTGGAGTAATTGAAAGCAGAAAAAACATTTTAGGAATTCTCAGAATAATTGATGAATTAAAGAAAAAGGGGAGTAATTTAAAATTGGTTTTGATTGGCAAACCTGGATACAATTCTGATAAGATAATTCCTGAAATAAAAAAACGGAATAATGATATTAAGTATTTTCAATATATGCCGGATGATATTTTAACTTATATTTACCAATCAGCTTTTGCGTTTTTATTTCCTTCATTTTATGAAGGATTTGGAATACCGCCATTAGAGGCAATGCAGTGTGGAGTACCTGTTTTATCCTCAAATAGATCTGCTCTTCCTGAAGTGGTGGGGGATGGTGGAATATGTTTGGACCCGGATAATTATTCCGGTTTTGCAAATGAAATATTAAGATTGGAAAGTGATTCAAAGTATTATTCCGAGATGAAAAAAAGAGCTCTGGTTCAGTCTGAAAAGTTTCAAATAAATCAAACAACAAAAAAAATTGTAGAAATATTTAATGAATTTAACTGAAAAGAATATCCTCTTATAAAATGCGAATACTATTTGTTATAACTAAATCGGATATAGGCGGTGCCCAGGTTTTTGTTCTAAATTTGGCAAAAGCTTTTAAGGAATTAGGTTATGATGTTGAAGTTGTTGCCGGTGATGGCGATTTCTTGTTTGAGGAGTTAAAAAAAATCAAAATCAATTATTATTATTTCGAATCATTAAAAAGGGATTTTAATTTATTAAACGCCCTATATTTTGTTTGGGAACTGCGTCATTTAATTAAGTTAAAAAGATATAATGTGCTTCATCTTAACAGCTCTAATACTCTGATAGGTGGACTTGCTTCTTTTTTCCTAAAAAATAAACCAAAATCATTTTTTACTTTTCACGGACTCTCCTTTATTGACCGAAACTATAATCCTAATAGAATCATTAAATTTCTCGCATCAATATATTACCGAACGATGCTAAAGACTGTAAATAAAATAATTTTTGAATGCCGCTTAAATTTGGAAGAAGTTCAAAATGCTGGTATGATTAAAAATGCACCAATAATTTATAATGGAATTGATCAGGAAAGTCTAACTTTTCTTGATAGATCAAAAGTAAGAAAATACTTTTCGGATAAGTGTGGTATCGATTTGACAGATTCATTTTTAATTGGCTCAACAGGAAGATTAACATATCAAAAAAATTATGAGTTTTTGATTTCTATATTCGATCGAATAAAACAAAAAGTACCTAATGCAAAAATGGTGATTATAGGCGAAGGTCCCGACAGGGATAATTACACAAAACTAATTAATAAGTATAACCTCAATAATGAAGTGTTTTTGGTTGGTGAATTAAAAAATTCTCACCAATTTATGAGAGGATTTGATCTCTTTACTTTATCATCCCGTTATGAGGGAGTTTCAATAAGTCTCGTTGAAACTCTATTTGCAGAAATTCCTATGCTTGTTACAAAAGTCGGTGGAAATGTTGATATAGTGAATAATGATTCTCGTCAACTATATGAATTAGATAGTGTAGAAGAATATTTGGAAAAATTAGTATATCTAAAAAATAACCCGGCTTCAATTTTAGAAAATAACCGGAAGATGCAGTCGATATTCACTTTAAAACATATGGTTCAAAATTATAAAGAGTTATTTGAATCAGAAGTAAATTAACAATCTTATTTTGGAAAAAGGATGATTGAATACTACAAAAATAAAAATGTACTCATAACAGGCGGATTGGGATTTTTGGGAAGCAGTATTGCTGAGAGACTTGTAAATAGTGGCGCAACGATAACACTGATAGATAATCTTCACCCCTTGTATGGCGGAAATAAATTCAATGTTGAATCGATTAAAGATAAGGTTAATGTTCTAATTGAGGATATTAGAAACGAAGATATAATGGCGCCGTTGATTCAGAAGGCAGATTTGATTTTTCATCTTGCCGCACAGGTAAGTTATATTGATAGTTTAAGTATCCCTTTTGAAGACCTGGATCTAAACGCACAAACTACATTGAAGATTCTTGAAAACTGCCGCAAACTTAATCCTAAAGTAAGAGTTGTTTTTTCAAGTTCAAGAATGGTATATGGCAAAGTTAATCAGCCGATTGTTACAGAAAATTCAGAGACCAATCCACTTAGTTTGTATGGAATACATAAACTTACTTCTGAGAAGTATCTGCTTATGTATTTTAAGGATTTCGGAATTCCTACAACAGTGTTAAGGTTAACAAACCCTTATGGACCAAAGCAGCAAATAAAACATAGTAAATATTCATTGGTTGGTTGGTTTATCCGCCAGGCAATGGAGGGAAATACTATAAAAATTTATGGTGACGGACAACAGCTGCGAGATTATGTTTATGTTAATGACATAGTAGAAGCAATGATTCGTTCGGCGGCCTCGGAACAAGCGGCAGGCGAAGTTATAAATGTTGGTTCCGGAGTCTCATCCAAATTTTCTGATATGGTTCATGATGTTGTAAAAATTGTTGGGAATGGGAATATTGAATTTATTCCATGGCCTGAAAATTATGAAAAGGTAGAAACTGGCGATATCTCTGTTGATATCTCCAAATTATCAGCAATCGCTAATTGGAACCCTAAGTACACTCTGATTGATGGCATCCAGGAAACATTTAGTTATTACAAAAAGAACATTTCACATTATATTTAATTGAATTGTTATAGACTATTTAATTAATCAATGAGCTAGTCATCGAAAAGCTAACCAAAAATGTTTTCTCACTCTCATTTGGACAGGCAGCTTCATTTTTAACTAATGTTGCCGCGATAATTCTTGCTGCCCGTTTTTTAGGAGTTGAAAATTTTGGTGTTTTTAGCAGCGTACTTGCCATTGTATCAATACTCTCCAAGCTGGTAGATTTCGGAATTGAGCCGATTGTTTTTAGAGAGTTTTCAAAGAATAAAGAAAACTATAATTTACTTAATAGCGCTATCACTCTAAGGTTTTCAATTTATTTGTTACTGCTGATTGTTTATAATTTCGTGGCACTCATCCTTGCGTTTAATTCTACCGAAATAATATTTGTAAATGTCCTATTCTTTACGATAATCCTCTCTGCCAAAATGATGGTGATTAGAGAGATACTCGCTACTCCATTCAAAGTAAATTTTAAAATGCATTATCCAATGGTTCTTTCGGTATTGGATAATATTGTACTGTTCGTTTTGATATTGTTTATCCCATTTGTTCAGAATAAGATTTTGTATTTTATTATTGCATACACAGTTTCAAATCTTCCCGGTTTTATTCTTTCATTTTATTATTTATATAAAAAATTCAACTATAAATACATAGTTGCTTACGAAAACTTTAGCTGGATAATCAAAGAATCGCTCCCACTATTTGGATTTGTAATCTTATCAAATATCTTTCAACAAATAGATATTGTAATACTAAGTTCATTAAAGGGTAATTATGATGTTGGAATTTACTCGGCCGGAGTTAGGCTTACCATGCCGCTTAATATTATTCCCGGCGCAATAGTAACTTCGGTTTTTCCTATACTTGTTAAAAAAATGGCTGACGAAGAGAGCACCGAATTTATTACCAATTTAGTGATCAAGCTTCTATTCTTTATTTCATTCGTAATCGCTTCTGTATTTAGTTTCGGTTCAGCTGAGATTGTGAGAGTGGTATTTGGAAGAGAATATGCCTCGAGTTCATTTTCTGCTTCAATCCTTTACTGGTGTCAGATATTTATTTTCTTTACTTACTACAGTCTTTCTGTTTTAATTGCTAACAATAAACAGCACTACAATTTTATTTTTGGGTTGGTGCAAGTCCTTATAAATCTAGTATTCATATTATTGCTAGTTCCTAATTATTCATTTGTCGGGGCTTCAATCGCAAAATTAATAGCAAGTTTTGTGGGATTTGTTTACATCATTTATGTGCTTTCAAAACTTGGATTAAAGCCTTCAATCGGTAGATATAAAATGCTGCTCTGGAGCGGATTGTTAGCGCTGATTTTATGGTTGCTTTCTGATATGCCTCTCGTAGTTTATCTAACCTTATCCGCGATTGTAATATTCATATTAACCATCGGGCTAAAGTTTTTTGAAAAAGATGAAATCATTGCTTTCTTCAAACTGGTGAATAGAGAAGAAATGGCTAAAAATCTATTAGCGCGGTTTAAGTTCTTAGCTTAAAAAACTAAAAAATTATAAAACGTTTTCAGAACTATTTCTTTCTTCTCAAGAATCCTGCATTGGCTGCGGCTTCGCAAAATTTGATGATATTATCATCACCAATTTCTTTGTCTTTATCTAACGGTTCATATTGATAAAGCCAAATCGAATCAAATTTCAAATCCTTTGCCGCATTTAGTAATGTTGAATACTCGGCAGAGTCTTCATGGGCTCCAATCCATAACATCGAAAATGTTGGACCCAGATAATCCCCCCACTCATTCCATGTTTTAACTTGATCTGTCCCTAATTTTTTTTTATCTCCATAGCCACTATACATTATGGAAGAAGTAAGCCGTAAAAAACGGGCTGCTTTCTTTTCATCCAATTCACTTATAACATAACCCGATTTTGGGTAGAGCTGTTTTTCATTAAGATTGATTAGAATTTTAGTTAAAGTTATAAAAGAAAAGTTACGACTCAGAGGTTCATCAAAATAGTATGCCCATACTTTACCAAGTGAATTTATATTATTCCAGAACCATTCGTTTCGGGTTACGTAATCGGGAATATAGATTTGTTTCATAATGTGCAGAGAATCATATCCGGCGGCTTTAACATTTTTATATACTTCTTCACCATAGGGTGCGGCGACCAGCAGATAATTAAACCCGAAATAATTTTTAAGTCTCTCAAGCTGTTGTTGAGAGTAAAACTTATTTGTATGGGGCCAGATACCCACAATTTTTCCCTCAACAACTTCGTAACCCTTAGGCAGACTCTGACTTAAAGTAGAACCAGAAATTGAGATTATTATTAAAAATAAAATAGATAGCTTTTTCATGATTAACTTAATTTTGTTGTAGATGAATATAATTATTTTACCCTTTAGATTTGCTCCTCGCCTAATCTTTATTATTAGATTTAAACTTATATTTACGCCAAATAATTAAAAATTTTATGATAGATCTATCAATTATAATCATTAATTACAATGGGGAAAAATATCTCGAGGATTGCCTTTGCTCGATCGAAGAGTACACTTCCAAAATTGTATATGAGACAATTGTCGTTGATAATGGAACTGTTGATTTTAATTTACGGAGTTGGCAGTCTCGATTTCCTAATGTTCATTTTGTAATTAATGAATATAATAAAGGTTTCGCCGCCGCAAATAATGATGGATTGGGAGTAGCAAGAGGGAAGTATGTTTTATTTCTTAATAATGATACCCGTTTAATATCTAATATATTTTATGATGTATTTAGCTACTGCGAAAAAATAAATTCTCCAATATTTGCTGGGTGCCAGCTTCTAAATTCTGACTTATCAAAGCAAGAATCGATTGTTGAGTTTCCTTCATTATGGAATGGGTTTACAGAAAATATGTTCCTTTACAAGTTATTCCCAAATTCCAAATTATTTAATAAGTATTATCAAAATCATCTTGATTATTATGAGCCGGTAGAAGCTGATGTTATTAAAGGGGCATTTATGTTTTGCCCCAGAGATATTATTGATTCTCTCAATGGATTTGATGATCGATTCTTTTTTTATAGCGAAGAAACCGATTTATGTAAAAGATTCAAAGATATGGGAGGGCGAATTTTGTTTTTACCTCAATATAAAATCATACATTACGGAGGTTCTACTTCAGACAAGAATCTTTGGTTTAAGTACAAAAATCAAACAATAGGAAAGATTCAGTACTATCAAAAACATTTTTCGGGGTTCAATTTTATATCTGTTATAATCATTCATTTTATTGGATTGTTTTTACGTGGAGTGATTAATTGTACTGTAGGAATTATATTATTTCGGAAAAATTTATTTATAAAGGGTTTTTTCTTCTTTAGACAGTTGTTTGTTTATCCTAACAATGTTTTTAAGGATAAAAAAGAATCATGAGAATATTATTTATCTCTCCTAAAATTCCTTATCC
Coding sequences:
- a CDS encoding flippase: MSEYSKIGKNSIYSFLSIFFRVFSNIIIFWLIARYYSADVFGQFTTAQTFASVFILLADFGMDILLTTELPRRIEKSSQIFSEIFSAKLIFASFAFLLMLSLSILNQFSEATSLLLLMFSFFVLFSTITNFFFAFYKGNEKLGYEARVSFINNFGSLIAVLILILLKQNILLIAGAYVAVRLIGLLLAFYYVKKINSSISLKFTFPIQKNVIKKIIVLGMFMLFGNLFFQLDTILLAFWRDEKSVGTYQAVFRLIMVLLIIPDVFINSLMPVLSRLRNEDKEKWEKLSFIFNKILVTIIIPASIVMFVYPDEILGLAYGADKYNEAIPIFRIFSFIMLIRFFTEAYGLMLITADKQKVRMTIVILGTALNFVVNFFMIPRYDALGAGITSLITNFVVGFLYYYTARNLKGNWIAGFAISKLILLIIAFALIVYIAGLLSAWYLSFAAALIYYYYAFRFIFSKSEQEQFMEVINNNRLSFMKRS
- a CDS encoding oligosaccharide repeat unit polymerase: MIKKSDLFSPAKVFGIIWAMAIGLTELKLSRHQHNWNELGWIMLFIGILSFYIGVFVVFVINYNKRVTPINNIRKLFGERVVDHKKLFSVIIVLFAVYVISFMGNYLIEGFLPIFHANPGQSRAYWGVFGIGLTIHAATALILFGTQYVALADRKAIKKLLVIGIIVSTFITYLFILQRFNLMFAIISSIVFLYYSSNSLRPRNAGIVFLIIVGLMYSVQYLRMSDFALSYLYNLAQMKFSFKYAIFTEPYMYVVMNLENFVRAVNRLEDHTFGYYTFNFLLSLSGLKKPVTDYVSLNNFPFLNSSYNTYSMFWDFFRDFGIYGLSVIPAVIGFGVSTIYYKLRKEPSVFMLSIYSIFIFILVISFFVNVIGLLHFIFNTSLIVALSYYISIDEKSRSTSKT
- a CDS encoding glycosyltransferase family 2 protein → MSPRVSIILVNYNGWKDTVECINSLNQINYSNYEIIVVDNASVGDDLLQFQNYEFSNVTFIKSAENLGFSGGNNLGIECALKSKSEYILLLNNDTVVQPDFLNIMVSKAEENSIGVVTPMIKYYDRKDTIWSAGGKISKIRASGFTYGFNKNESELNRDFYCTFASGCCMLIKSEVIKNVGMLDTGYFLYLEDTDYSFRIINAGYKIYYAASSTIYHKVTSTTSRDNKLLPLYYSVRNRLYFAKKNLGWLSIFSLSYLATAFLVKYLVYNFDNREYKKVLIRAFSDFYNNKFGKTDIFELKKTVK
- a CDS encoding glycosyltransferase family 4 protein, translating into MKIGIDGRVLDRAITGTGRYLLNILHELPNHDKKNEYVLYSNADHDFDKKFYKIIKSNEPKIPLKLYSPFWINYSLPIKLKEQKIDLLFSPNVLIPLVNIGNIKTVSVVHDAIFKVFKEYYPFFYRMYLSTLLPVSLKKSDRVITVSTSAKEDIMRYFHVPEGKIRIVYNTASPKFKPQAERNELISDKLKAEYCIPEKYILYVGVIESRKNILGILRIIDELKKKGSNLKLVLIGKPGYNSDKIIPEIKKRNNDIKYFQYMPDDILTYIYQSAFAFLFPSFYEGFGIPPLEAMQCGVPVLSSNRSALPEVVGDGGICLDPDNYSGFANEILRLESDSKYYSEMKKRALVQSEKFQINQTTKKIVEIFNEFN
- a CDS encoding glycosyltransferase, whose translation is MRILFVITKSDIGGAQVFVLNLAKAFKELGYDVEVVAGDGDFLFEELKKIKINYYYFESLKRDFNLLNALYFVWELRHLIKLKRYNVLHLNSSNTLIGGLASFFLKNKPKSFFTFHGLSFIDRNYNPNRIIKFLASIYYRTMLKTVNKIIFECRLNLEEVQNAGMIKNAPIIYNGIDQESLTFLDRSKVRKYFSDKCGIDLTDSFLIGSTGRLTYQKNYEFLISIFDRIKQKVPNAKMVIIGEGPDRDNYTKLINKYNLNNEVFLVGELKNSHQFMRGFDLFTLSSRYEGVSISLVETLFAEIPMLVTKVGGNVDIVNNDSRQLYELDSVEEYLEKLVYLKNNPASILENNRKMQSIFTLKHMVQNYKELFESEVN
- a CDS encoding NAD-dependent epimerase/dehydratase family protein, translated to MIEYYKNKNVLITGGLGFLGSSIAERLVNSGATITLIDNLHPLYGGNKFNVESIKDKVNVLIEDIRNEDIMAPLIQKADLIFHLAAQVSYIDSLSIPFEDLDLNAQTTLKILENCRKLNPKVRVVFSSSRMVYGKVNQPIVTENSETNPLSLYGIHKLTSEKYLLMYFKDFGIPTTVLRLTNPYGPKQQIKHSKYSLVGWFIRQAMEGNTIKIYGDGQQLRDYVYVNDIVEAMIRSAASEQAAGEVINVGSGVSSKFSDMVHDVVKIVGNGNIEFIPWPENYEKVETGDISVDISKLSAIANWNPKYTLIDGIQETFSYYKKNISHYI
- a CDS encoding oligosaccharide flippase family protein, which codes for MMVIREILATPFKVNFKMHYPMVLSVLDNIVLFVLILFIPFVQNKILYFIIAYTVSNLPGFILSFYYLYKKFNYKYIVAYENFSWIIKESLPLFGFVILSNIFQQIDIVILSSLKGNYDVGIYSAGVRLTMPLNIIPGAIVTSVFPILVKKMADEESTEFITNLVIKLLFFISFVIASVFSFGSAEIVRVVFGREYASSSFSASILYWCQIFIFFTYYSLSVLIANNKQHYNFIFGLVQVLINLVFILLLVPNYSFVGASIAKLIASFVGFVYIIYVLSKLGLKPSIGRYKMLLWSGLLALILWLLSDMPLVVYLTLSAIVIFILTIGLKFFEKDEIIAFFKLVNREEMAKNLLARFKFLA
- a CDS encoding glycosyltransferase family 2 protein, giving the protein MIDLSIIIINYNGEKYLEDCLCSIEEYTSKIVYETIVVDNGTVDFNLRSWQSRFPNVHFVINEYNKGFAAANNDGLGVARGKYVLFLNNDTRLISNIFYDVFSYCEKINSPIFAGCQLLNSDLSKQESIVEFPSLWNGFTENMFLYKLFPNSKLFNKYYQNHLDYYEPVEADVIKGAFMFCPRDIIDSLNGFDDRFFFYSEETDLCKRFKDMGGRILFLPQYKIIHYGGSTSDKNLWFKYKNQTIGKIQYYQKHFSGFNFISVIIIHFIGLFLRGVINCTVGIILFRKNLFIKGFFFFRQLFVYPNNVFKDKKES